The Streptomyces europaeiscabiei genome window below encodes:
- a CDS encoding MFS transporter yields the protein MTTTSVAPRPATYREVFAVGQFRVLFGSYTLFLIGETVRILALSVTVYAATGSPLMSALAYAAGFLPYALGGALLLALADRRPPRTVMIGYEVLRAAVSAVLAAGLLPVPAMLALVFVTGIPSAVASASRTALLPDLLDGDRYVLGRAVFSMTAGGTQVLGFAAGGMLIAAVGAPGALWITAATCLASAGLLRLCLADHPRRRTGGSAGIGETWQVNRALLRRPAVRALLLAQWLAPALMVGAEGVLVPYAARVGAPDAAGLLFAAVAAGMFAGNLVVGRLVRPAGRERLAGPLALALGLPLLGFALCPAPGYAAILLTVSGFGVAYQLALAPRFLDAVPETQRGQAFGLLLTGTMTLQGLAAAAGGALGEVVAPALVVTLAGAASAIAALMSWRTLSPTRRP from the coding sequence ATGACCACCACGTCCGTCGCGCCACGCCCGGCCACCTACCGCGAGGTGTTCGCCGTGGGCCAGTTCCGCGTGCTGTTCGGCAGCTACACGCTCTTCCTGATCGGCGAGACGGTGCGGATACTCGCACTGTCCGTGACCGTCTACGCGGCAACCGGGTCGCCGTTGATGTCGGCGCTGGCGTATGCGGCAGGATTCCTGCCCTATGCCCTGGGCGGCGCACTGCTGCTGGCCCTCGCCGACCGCCGGCCCCCGCGAACGGTCATGATCGGCTACGAGGTGCTGCGCGCCGCGGTCAGCGCCGTGCTCGCCGCCGGTCTGCTGCCCGTACCGGCCATGCTGGCGCTCGTGTTCGTCACCGGTATACCCAGCGCCGTCGCCTCCGCTTCGCGCACCGCCCTTCTGCCCGACCTGCTGGACGGCGACCGCTACGTGCTCGGCCGGGCCGTGTTCTCCATGACGGCCGGCGGCACGCAGGTGCTCGGCTTCGCCGCCGGCGGCATGCTGATCGCCGCTGTCGGCGCGCCGGGCGCGCTCTGGATCACCGCCGCGACCTGCCTGGCCTCGGCAGGCCTGCTGCGGCTGTGCCTGGCCGACCACCCACGCCGCCGCACCGGCGGTTCGGCCGGCATCGGCGAGACCTGGCAGGTGAACCGGGCGCTGCTGCGCCGGCCTGCGGTCCGGGCGCTGCTGCTGGCGCAATGGCTGGCACCGGCGCTGATGGTCGGCGCCGAGGGCGTGCTGGTCCCGTACGCCGCGCGGGTCGGCGCGCCTGACGCGGCCGGTCTGCTGTTCGCAGCGGTCGCCGCCGGGATGTTCGCCGGCAACCTGGTCGTCGGCCGCCTGGTGCGCCCTGCGGGCCGGGAGCGCCTGGCCGGACCCCTCGCGCTTGCGCTCGGATTGCCACTGCTGGGGTTCGCGCTGTGCCCAGCACCGGGATACGCCGCCATCCTGCTGACAGTGTCCGGTTTCGGCGTCGCCTACCAGCTCGCGCTGGCCCCCAGGTTTCTCGACGCGGTGCCCGAGACGCAGCGTGGTCAGGCGTTCGGCCTGCTGCTGACCGGAACGATGACGCTGCAGGGCCTCGCCGCGGCAGCCGGAGGCGCGCTGGGCGAGGTCGTGGCCCCGGCGCTGGTCGTCACACTGGCCGGCGCGGCCTCGGCCATCGCCGCCCTGATGTCCTGGCGAACGCTGTCGCCCACACGGCGCCCCTGA
- a CDS encoding IclR family transcriptional regulator: protein MAAHDGPGPTLITSVQRAFRLLEAVSAHENGAPAKQLARETGLPLATAYHLLRTLVHDGYLRKLGDGGFVLGDKVQALHTTGRGQALLSRVRPTLAALRDELTSAAYLTFYEDGEIRVAEIVDSPRAPRVDLWVGFEDAGHATALGKSVLRELDEESRRDYLSRHHLADLTPRTITDAPELLRRLDSSPVAPAVTDLEEYALGTVCIAVPVYSGDTLGSLGVSLRADRLSRLQEVRERLLPIASRVTRGLSLTI from the coding sequence ATGGCTGCGCACGACGGTCCCGGCCCCACGCTCATCACGTCCGTGCAGCGGGCCTTCCGCCTGCTGGAGGCGGTGAGCGCGCACGAGAACGGCGCGCCGGCGAAGCAGCTGGCCCGTGAGACGGGGCTGCCCCTGGCCACCGCTTATCACCTGCTGCGGACCCTGGTCCACGACGGATACCTGCGGAAGCTGGGCGACGGCGGGTTCGTCCTGGGCGACAAGGTGCAGGCGCTGCACACCACCGGCCGGGGGCAGGCGCTGCTCAGCCGGGTCCGTCCGACGCTCGCCGCGCTGCGGGACGAGCTGACCAGCGCCGCCTACCTCACCTTCTACGAGGACGGCGAGATCCGGGTCGCCGAGATCGTGGACAGCCCCCGCGCACCCCGGGTCGACCTCTGGGTGGGGTTCGAGGACGCCGGGCACGCCACCGCGCTGGGCAAGTCGGTGCTGCGCGAGCTGGACGAGGAGTCCCGCAGGGACTATCTCTCCCGGCACCACCTGGCGGATCTCACCCCGCGGACCATCACCGACGCCCCGGAGCTGCTCCGGCGGCTGGACTCCTCCCCCGTGGCGCCGGCCGTCACGGATCTGGAGGAGTACGCCCTCGGGACGGTCTGCATCGCGGTTCCCGTGTACAGCGGGGACACGCTCGGCTCGCTAGGTGTCTCGCTGCGGGCGGACCGGCTCTCCCGGCTGCAGGAGGTCCGGGAGCGGCTTCTCCCGATCGCGAGCCGCGTGACCAGGGGCCTGTCACTCACTATCTGA
- a CDS encoding PP2C family protein-serine/threonine phosphatase, which translates to MSQTREHGAGHGPIRIRPSRKRVSVPGRPARNRVAAQLASGTPVLPVLIVSVIVVVGLLCGAGLTWLPLLAAGPALAATTSGPRGVLCVGLLAGVLGAMLGVRDGAPGRELASVLSALVAVTLASGLASALRGRRERVLAAVRSVAEAAQHALLQPVPATVGPFQVAVRYSAAAAEARIGGDLYALVPTPYGVRLIVGDVRGKGLPAVGIAALVLGVFREAAYEEPDLLAVVDRIERSLARNLSSDDFVTAVVAGHPRPGCLELVNCGHAPPLLVRDSAVVAVEPACPSPPLGLRALTGETPGLQTLHFADEDQLLLYTDGVTEARDRDREFYPLAERLAHHLSDEPAHTLTALHDELLTHVGGRLHDDAALLLLRRPTAPEAAVVASGARSRP; encoded by the coding sequence ATGAGTCAGACCCGAGAGCACGGCGCCGGCCACGGGCCGATCCGGATCCGGCCGTCCAGGAAGCGGGTGTCCGTCCCAGGGAGGCCGGCCCGCAATCGTGTCGCCGCGCAGTTGGCCTCGGGCACGCCCGTACTGCCTGTGCTGATCGTTTCCGTGATCGTGGTCGTCGGTCTCCTCTGCGGAGCCGGGCTGACCTGGCTGCCGCTGCTCGCCGCGGGGCCCGCGCTGGCCGCCACCACCAGCGGGCCGCGCGGGGTTCTCTGCGTGGGTCTCCTCGCCGGAGTGCTGGGCGCGATGCTCGGAGTCCGGGACGGTGCGCCGGGCCGCGAGCTGGCTTCCGTACTGTCCGCGCTGGTGGCGGTCACCCTGGCGAGCGGCCTGGCCAGCGCGTTGCGCGGGCGGCGCGAGCGGGTGCTGGCGGCCGTCCGCTCGGTCGCCGAGGCCGCCCAGCACGCGCTGCTCCAGCCGGTACCGGCGACCGTCGGCCCGTTCCAGGTGGCCGTCCGCTACAGCGCCGCAGCCGCCGAGGCCCGTATCGGCGGGGACCTCTACGCCCTGGTGCCCACCCCGTACGGGGTTCGGCTGATCGTCGGCGATGTGCGCGGCAAGGGGCTGCCCGCGGTCGGGATAGCCGCTCTGGTGCTCGGGGTCTTCCGCGAGGCGGCGTACGAGGAGCCCGATCTCCTCGCCGTCGTCGACCGGATCGAGCGGAGTCTGGCCCGCAACCTCAGCAGCGACGACTTCGTCACCGCCGTGGTCGCCGGACACCCCCGGCCGGGCTGTCTGGAACTGGTCAACTGCGGTCACGCGCCCCCGCTGCTGGTGCGCGACTCCGCGGTCGTGGCGGTGGAGCCCGCCTGCCCGTCCCCGCCGCTGGGGCTGCGCGCCCTCACGGGCGAGACCCCCGGTCTGCAGACACTGCACTTCGCCGACGAGGATCAGTTGCTGCTCTACACCGACGGCGTCACGGAGGCCCGCGACCGCGACCGCGAGTTCTACCCGCTCGCCGAGAGGCTGGCGCACCACCTGTCCGACGAGCCGGCCCACACCCTCACAGCCCTCCACGACGAGCTGCTCACGCATGTGGGAGGCCGGCTCCATGACGACGCGGCCCTGCTCCTGCTCCGCAGGCCGACCGCTCCCGAGGCGGCCGTGGTCGCGAGCGGCGCTCGGTCTCGGCCATGA
- a CDS encoding DJ-1/PfpI family protein, whose amino-acid sequence MQVAVVTFDGFNELDSFIASALINRCRRDGLEAFVTTPTPVVTSMNGVEVTGQRPMEFVTEADVVLIGSGVKARDVVADDRLIARLPLDPSRQLIGAQCSGALVLARLGLLDSMPACTDRTSRPFVEARGVTVLDEPFHAEGNIATAGGCLASQYLATWVITRALGDDAARDVLDYVAPVGENERTVERAMGAVRAGEVALR is encoded by the coding sequence ATGCAGGTAGCCGTGGTCACTTTCGACGGGTTCAACGAGCTCGACAGCTTCATCGCCTCGGCGCTGATCAACCGGTGCCGCAGGGACGGCCTGGAAGCCTTCGTCACGACACCGACGCCGGTGGTCACGTCGATGAACGGCGTCGAGGTGACCGGGCAGCGCCCGATGGAGTTCGTGACCGAGGCCGATGTCGTGCTCATCGGCAGCGGGGTGAAGGCACGCGACGTCGTCGCCGACGACCGGCTGATCGCCAGGCTGCCGCTCGACCCCTCACGGCAGCTGATCGGCGCGCAGTGCTCCGGCGCACTGGTGCTCGCCCGGCTCGGCCTGCTGGACTCCATGCCGGCGTGCACGGACAGGACGAGCCGGCCGTTCGTCGAGGCCCGGGGTGTCACCGTGCTGGACGAGCCGTTCCACGCCGAGGGGAACATCGCCACGGCCGGCGGCTGCCTGGCGTCCCAGTACCTCGCCACATGGGTGATCACCCGGGCGCTCGGGGACGACGCCGCACGCGACGTCCTCGACTACGTCGCTCCGGTCGGCGAGAACGAGCGGACCGTCGAGCGGGCCATGGGTGCCGTCCGGGCGGGTGAGGTCGCGCTGCGCTGA
- a CDS encoding GNAT family N-acetyltransferase translates to MSPDDWHLTEDVDDFLARAGDFLRSRPAAHTMQLTVTETLRTSGADAYGAGAPVLGRLERDGEVHATFFRTPPHRLTLTPLTPGQADALAARLAGLGHPLPGVSADHATATAFARAWQRHTGAASTLRERQRLYRLGTLTPPRPLPAGRGRVAGGQDREQLVRWHHEFVAAIGETPSADVGSRAAARFADRHVTLWETPDGTPVSMAGLTPMTAGQIRVAPVYTPAHLRGRGYASAVTTEASRAALDAGAKEVLLFADLANPTSNALYQRIGYVPVTDFAVYDFPCAGPQAG, encoded by the coding sequence ATGAGCCCGGACGACTGGCACCTCACCGAAGACGTCGACGACTTCCTCGCCCGCGCCGGAGACTTCCTGCGCTCGCGTCCCGCCGCGCACACCATGCAGCTGACGGTCACCGAGACACTGCGCACCAGCGGGGCGGACGCGTACGGCGCCGGAGCCCCCGTTCTCGGCCGGCTGGAACGGGACGGCGAGGTCCACGCCACCTTCTTCCGCACCCCGCCCCACCGCCTGACCCTCACCCCCCTCACCCCCGGGCAGGCCGACGCCCTCGCCGCCCGGCTGGCCGGCCTCGGCCATCCCCTCCCCGGCGTCAGTGCCGACCACGCCACCGCCACCGCCTTCGCACGCGCCTGGCAGCGGCACACGGGCGCGGCTTCGACCCTCCGCGAACGGCAACGTCTTTACCGCCTCGGCACGCTCACTCCACCGCGGCCGCTCCCGGCGGGCCGGGGCCGCGTCGCGGGCGGGCAGGACCGCGAGCAACTCGTCCGCTGGCACCACGAGTTCGTCGCCGCCATCGGAGAGACACCCTCCGCCGACGTCGGCTCCCGGGCCGCCGCCCGCTTCGCCGACCGGCACGTCACCCTGTGGGAGACCCCGGACGGCACGCCCGTCTCCATGGCGGGCCTGACCCCGATGACCGCCGGCCAGATCCGGGTGGCCCCCGTCTACACCCCGGCCCACCTGCGCGGCCGCGGCTACGCGAGTGCCGTGACCACCGAGGCGAGCCGTGCCGCGCTCGACGCGGGTGCGAAGGAGGTCCTGCTCTTCGCGGACCTGGCCAACCCCACCAGCAACGCCCTCTACCAGCGCATCGGCTATGTCCCGGTCACCGACTTCGCCGTGTACGACTTCCCGTGCGCCGGGCCGCAAGCAGGTTGA
- a CDS encoding DUF4139 domain-containing protein, with amino-acid sequence MTAEPTQRWGSTLDSVVVYAQGAVCRRLARGIVPPDGRIRVTGLPRSLDPGSLRARVLGAPGLRVTEARVDVEAEPLSAGTTDELRREVDRLRDEYAAAQGRRDRQLSLIEEVRALHPVPPARKREDPHRRTPVDAWLELADFVDERLAGLHTRLVELEEALHHVGHELTVAADRLARASTDAPSAYVETTVSAVLTLVGADDAEPEVELEYGVPGAVWVPTYRLTHRQGDGTGRLVLRASVAQRTGEDWTGVRIALATADLRRRTDLPRLRSIRIGRRQPAPAPSGWREPPAGLADLFTGYEAAGPRPATSSAPAAVVVGSASVGAAGGFASTTVVSGPVPPPPPPPAPQGYGGPAAAVPAPGAAYGPAPTSFGGEMAAFAQAAPSRPAGRPRTGGSSFAGAPAPMAPAAPGRAAPPPPPAPVAGPPQPSDAELDYAALVLSGPDEHGSRRGRLFPDSPFDPVAAEYRRRAEAVAALPLPGQAVRPRESAGSFDHRFDATARADIPSDGTWHTVTVGEIPVGLRTEYLCVPSVEQTVYATLVLSNATDQALLAGPVEVTVDDDFLLTAALPTLAPGGVRRVGLGPAEGIRVTRRTNLHESTSGLRNNTTVLDHRVHVELANRLAGPVTVEVRERVPVTSEPGVRIDERADWTTPEEGTGPDRHAPGTRVWRLDLPAGSTAALDGGYEIRIPTGKALAGGNRRS; translated from the coding sequence ATGACGGCTGAGCCGACACAGAGGTGGGGGTCGACCCTCGATTCGGTCGTGGTGTACGCGCAGGGCGCGGTCTGCCGCCGCCTGGCCCGTGGCATCGTGCCGCCCGACGGCCGGATACGGGTGACGGGACTGCCCCGCTCGCTGGACCCGGGTTCGCTGCGGGCCCGTGTCCTGGGCGCCCCCGGGCTACGTGTCACCGAGGCCCGGGTGGACGTCGAGGCCGAGCCGCTCAGTGCGGGCACGACCGACGAGTTGCGGCGCGAGGTCGATCGCCTGCGGGACGAGTATGCGGCGGCACAGGGACGCCGGGACCGGCAGTTGAGCCTGATCGAGGAGGTCAGGGCACTCCACCCGGTCCCACCTGCCCGCAAGCGCGAGGACCCGCACCGCCGCACCCCGGTCGACGCGTGGCTGGAGCTCGCGGACTTCGTCGACGAGAGGCTGGCCGGACTGCACACCCGCCTCGTCGAACTGGAGGAGGCGCTGCACCACGTCGGGCACGAGCTCACCGTCGCCGCCGACAGGCTGGCCCGCGCCTCCACCGACGCACCGTCGGCGTATGTGGAGACCACGGTCAGCGCGGTCCTGACCCTCGTCGGCGCCGACGACGCGGAGCCGGAGGTGGAGCTGGAGTACGGGGTGCCGGGCGCCGTCTGGGTACCGACCTACCGTCTCACGCATCGTCAGGGCGACGGCACCGGCCGTCTGGTGCTGCGGGCCTCGGTCGCCCAGCGGACCGGCGAGGACTGGACCGGCGTGCGCATCGCCCTGGCCACCGCCGATCTTCGGCGCCGTACCGACCTGCCGAGGCTCCGCTCGATCCGGATCGGACGCCGTCAGCCCGCCCCCGCACCCTCCGGCTGGCGCGAGCCTCCGGCCGGGCTCGCCGACCTGTTCACCGGGTACGAGGCAGCCGGCCCCCGCCCTGCCACGTCCTCCGCACCCGCGGCTGTCGTGGTCGGCTCCGCGTCCGTGGGTGCCGCGGGCGGCTTCGCGTCCACGACTGTCGTGTCCGGTCCCGTTCCGCCACCGCCGCCTCCCCCGGCACCGCAGGGCTACGGCGGTCCAGCCGCCGCGGTCCCGGCGCCCGGCGCCGCGTACGGCCCCGCCCCGACGTCGTTCGGCGGCGAGATGGCCGCCTTCGCGCAGGCGGCCCCCTCGCGACCGGCAGGCCGGCCACGGACCGGCGGGAGCTCCTTCGCGGGTGCCCCCGCCCCCATGGCGCCCGCGGCTCCCGGTCGGGCCGCACCGCCACCCCCTCCGGCACCGGTGGCCGGTCCGCCGCAGCCGAGCGACGCCGAGCTCGACTACGCCGCCCTCGTCCTGAGCGGCCCCGACGAGCACGGCAGTCGCAGAGGCCGGCTGTTTCCCGACTCTCCCTTCGACCCGGTGGCGGCCGAGTACCGCCGCCGCGCCGAAGCGGTGGCCGCGCTGCCGCTGCCCGGACAGGCCGTGCGGCCCCGGGAGTCGGCGGGTTCCTTCGACCACCGCTTCGATGCCACCGCCCGCGCCGACATTCCGTCGGACGGCACCTGGCACACCGTCACCGTCGGTGAGATCCCGGTCGGCCTGCGCACCGAGTACCTCTGCGTGCCGTCCGTGGAGCAGACCGTGTACGCGACGTTGGTGCTCTCCAACGCCACCGACCAGGCACTGCTGGCCGGACCGGTGGAGGTCACCGTCGACGACGACTTCCTGCTGACCGCCGCACTGCCCACGCTCGCACCCGGCGGTGTCCGCCGGGTGGGCCTCGGGCCGGCCGAGGGCATCCGGGTCACCCGTCGTACGAACCTGCACGAGTCGACCTCGGGCCTGCGCAACAACACCACCGTGCTCGACCACCGCGTCCACGTGGAGCTGGCCAACCGGCTCGCGGGGCCCGTCACCGTCGAGGTCCGCGAGCGGGTGCCGGTCACCTCCGAACCGGGCGTCCGGATCGACGAACGAGCCGACTGGACGACACCCGAGGAAGGCACGGGGCCCGATCGCCACGCCCCGGGCACCCGCGTCTGGCGCCTGGACCTGCCCGCAGGCTCCACAGCCGCCCTCGACGGCGGCTACGAGATCCGCATCCCGACCGGCAAGGCCCTGGCCGGCGGCAACCGCAGGAGCTGA
- a CDS encoding mucoidy inhibitor MuiA family protein has translation MSTAPKPIALPVTAVTCLEDRAHIERAAVLDLEAGVQRLHLGPVSALAVDRTLHAELTADHPATVLDARIVRSWTPRGPLTSDDDSALRRRVDTLEEERLALGQRRDRLHARLGLLGRLASDLLREIGEGAGSGESERPRWARELDRVDDERDAHGEQLRTVEARLAELAAELDEAQRAMDLSEEVPAELVGHVELTVEAAVAGPVGLRLSHLTPCALWRPAYRAVLDGDSLTLETDAMVWQRTGEDWSDVRLTLSTARSALAGDPPRLGEDRLTLEDRSAEERRTVDVELREEEIGDLGPAPVLGLPGVDDGGEARVLRSPAPVSVPGDGRAHRVPLSVFTTSASSEYACSPEVSPLVTQVVRFDNLSGHALLAGPVDLVRGSGFSGRGTLDFTALGAPVELAFGSCDDYRVARHAEESRESAGITQRTVVTRTVRLHLSRFSAPGEHGERLVVLRERIPVSEVSAVEIRLRRDSCSPAPDVVDAEGIARWDVALPPDSRRTVTLVYELSASAKVTGL, from the coding sequence ATGTCCACGGCCCCGAAGCCGATCGCCCTCCCCGTCACCGCCGTCACGTGCCTCGAGGATCGCGCCCACATCGAACGCGCCGCCGTCCTCGACCTGGAGGCGGGGGTCCAGCGGCTGCATCTCGGGCCGGTCAGTGCGCTGGCCGTCGACCGGACCCTCCATGCCGAGCTGACCGCCGATCACCCCGCGACCGTGCTCGACGCGCGGATCGTCCGCAGCTGGACGCCGCGCGGACCACTGACGTCCGACGACGACTCCGCCCTGCGCCGCCGTGTCGACACCCTCGAGGAGGAGCGGCTGGCTCTGGGACAGCGACGCGACCGGCTTCATGCCCGCCTCGGCCTGCTCGGCCGACTCGCCTCCGATCTGCTGCGGGAGATCGGTGAGGGCGCCGGCTCCGGGGAGAGCGAACGGCCCCGCTGGGCCCGCGAACTGGACCGGGTGGACGACGAGCGAGACGCGCACGGCGAGCAACTGCGCACCGTGGAGGCCCGGCTGGCCGAACTCGCTGCCGAACTCGACGAAGCCCAGCGGGCCATGGACCTCTCCGAGGAGGTGCCCGCCGAGCTGGTCGGCCATGTCGAGTTGACCGTGGAGGCCGCGGTCGCCGGGCCGGTCGGGCTGCGCCTGAGCCACCTCACCCCGTGCGCACTGTGGCGGCCCGCCTACCGTGCCGTGCTCGACGGAGACTCCCTGACGCTGGAGACCGATGCGATGGTCTGGCAGCGCACCGGTGAGGACTGGTCGGACGTACGGCTGACTCTGTCGACGGCCCGCTCGGCGCTGGCCGGCGATCCGCCGCGGCTGGGTGAGGACCGGCTGACGCTCGAGGACCGCTCCGCGGAGGAGCGCCGCACGGTCGACGTCGAACTGCGCGAGGAGGAGATCGGGGACCTCGGCCCGGCCCCGGTGCTCGGCCTGCCCGGCGTGGACGACGGCGGCGAGGCGCGGGTGCTGAGATCCCCCGCGCCGGTCTCCGTGCCCGGAGACGGCCGCGCCCACCGGGTGCCGCTCTCCGTGTTCACCACGTCCGCGAGCAGCGAGTACGCCTGCTCACCCGAGGTGTCGCCGCTGGTCACCCAGGTGGTGCGGTTCGACAACCTGTCCGGCCACGCGCTGCTCGCCGGGCCCGTGGACCTGGTCCGTGGCAGCGGGTTCAGCGGCCGCGGCACGCTGGACTTCACCGCCCTCGGCGCCCCCGTCGAGCTGGCCTTCGGCAGCTGCGACGACTACAGGGTGGCCCGGCATGCCGAGGAGTCCCGCGAGTCCGCCGGGATCACCCAGCGGACCGTGGTCACCCGCACGGTCCGGCTGCACCTGTCCCGGTTCTCCGCCCCCGGGGAGCACGGCGAGCGGCTCGTCGTCCTACGGGAGCGGATCCCGGTCTCCGAGGTCTCGGCGGTCGAGATACGCCTGCGCAGGGATTCGTGCTCCCCGGCGCCCGACGTGGTCGACGCCGAGGGCATCGCCCGCTGGGACGTCGCTCTCCCGCCCGACAGCCGCCGCACGGTCACCCTGGTCTACGAGTTGTCGGCGAGCGCCAAGGTCACCGGGCTGTGA
- a CDS encoding CASTOR/POLLUX-related putative ion channel, which yields MGRRDSFTGRARYWFDATLARGTSALVGWLALGCLIVVFPVSAVLVWTDPHAPASRSGRLVEIWRLTGETLRLGGATGPLLRVLLSVLLALVALVYVSTLVGLITTGLTERLTALRRGRSTVIEQGHSVVLGWSEQVFTVVSELVAANANQRYGAVAVLADRNKTAMEEALRSKVGTSGRTRLICRSGPPADPALLALTNPGAASAVLVLPHDDPSADPEVVKTLLALRSALGDEEGPPVVAAVRDDRYRLAASLAAGARGIVLESDAITARLIVQSARRPGLSLVYRDLLDFEGDEFYLAFDPALTSRSFGDTLLAYATSSVVGLLRDGRPLLNPPAQTLIGPGDRLIVITRDDDTARLSDCSGLVDESVMTPWQPTNARPERLLILGWNRRASLIVDQLGRYAAYGSAIAVVADRAEVTAEQVRHIGAPFVPRLTVTFRPGDVTRPETLRCLEMDSYDSVVVLGPDPVPGQQPDEADNRTLVTLLVLQLLEQESGRELPVVTEMTDDRNRTLAPVSPGADVIISGKLIGLLMAQISQNRHLAAVFEELFSPTGSQVHLRPAASYVLPDCEASFATVVAAARQRGECAIGYRRHDRATAVPDHGVRINPDKNERRCWTDRDEVVVIAQD from the coding sequence GTGGGGCGAAGGGATTCATTCACAGGCAGGGCGCGCTACTGGTTCGACGCCACGTTGGCCCGCGGCACCTCCGCGCTCGTCGGCTGGCTGGCCCTGGGCTGCCTCATAGTCGTCTTCCCGGTGAGCGCCGTGCTGGTGTGGACGGACCCGCATGCGCCCGCGTCCCGCTCGGGGAGGCTGGTGGAGATCTGGCGTCTCACCGGTGAGACACTGCGGCTCGGCGGGGCGACCGGCCCACTCCTGCGCGTGCTGTTGTCGGTACTGCTCGCCCTGGTCGCCCTGGTGTACGTCTCCACCCTGGTTGGTCTGATCACCACCGGACTCACCGAGCGGCTCACCGCGCTGCGGCGGGGGCGCTCCACCGTCATCGAGCAGGGGCACTCGGTGGTGCTGGGCTGGTCGGAACAGGTGTTCACGGTGGTGAGCGAACTGGTGGCCGCCAACGCCAACCAGCGGTACGGCGCGGTGGCCGTACTGGCGGACCGGAACAAGACCGCCATGGAAGAAGCCCTCAGGAGCAAGGTGGGGACCAGCGGCCGCACCCGGCTGATCTGCCGTAGCGGTCCCCCCGCCGACCCCGCCCTGCTCGCCCTGACCAACCCCGGCGCGGCCAGCGCTGTGCTGGTGCTGCCCCACGACGATCCGTCGGCAGACCCGGAGGTGGTCAAGACGCTGCTGGCGCTGCGGTCCGCTCTCGGCGATGAGGAAGGCCCGCCCGTCGTCGCCGCCGTCAGAGACGACCGGTACCGGTTGGCGGCCTCCCTCGCCGCGGGAGCGCGCGGCATCGTCCTGGAGAGCGACGCGATCACTGCCCGGCTGATCGTCCAGTCCGCCCGCCGTCCCGGACTCTCGCTGGTGTACCGCGACCTCCTGGACTTCGAAGGAGACGAGTTCTATCTCGCCTTCGACCCGGCCCTGACCAGCCGCTCCTTCGGCGACACGCTGCTGGCCTACGCCACCTCCAGCGTGGTCGGCCTGCTGCGCGACGGCAGGCCCTTGCTCAACCCGCCGGCGCAGACCCTGATCGGCCCCGGAGACCGGCTGATCGTCATCACGCGGGACGACGACACTGCACGGCTCAGCGACTGTTCCGGGCTGGTCGACGAGTCGGTGATGACGCCCTGGCAGCCGACGAACGCCCGGCCCGAACGGCTCCTGATCCTCGGCTGGAACCGGCGGGCCTCGCTCATTGTCGACCAGTTGGGCCGGTACGCCGCGTACGGCTCGGCCATTGCCGTGGTGGCGGACCGGGCGGAGGTGACGGCCGAACAGGTCCGGCACATCGGTGCACCCTTCGTACCCCGGCTGACCGTCACGTTCCGGCCTGGAGACGTCACCCGGCCCGAGACACTTCGGTGCCTGGAGATGGACTCGTACGACAGCGTCGTCGTTCTTGGCCCGGACCCCGTTCCGGGACAGCAGCCCGACGAGGCCGACAACCGGACCCTCGTCACGCTCCTCGTTCTGCAACTACTGGAACAGGAGTCCGGGCGGGAGCTGCCGGTGGTCACCGAGATGACGGACGACCGCAACCGGACGCTCGCGCCCGTCAGCCCCGGAGCCGACGTGATCATCAGCGGAAAACTCATCGGCCTGCTGATGGCGCAGATCTCCCAGAACCGGCACCTCGCCGCCGTGTTCGAGGAGCTGTTCTCCCCCACCGGCAGTCAGGTCCACCTGCGACCGGCGGCGTCGTACGTCCTGCCCGACTGTGAGGCGTCCTTCGCCACGGTCGTCGCCGCGGCTCGGCAGCGGGGCGAGTGCGCCATCGGCTACCGCCGCCACGACCGGGCCACGGCCGTTCCCGACCACGGAGTGCGCATCAACCCGGACAAGAACGAGCGACGGTGCTGGACCGATCGCGACGAGGTGGTCGTGATCGCGCAGGACTGA